Proteins found in one Ovis aries strain OAR_USU_Benz2616 breed Rambouillet chromosome 19, ARS-UI_Ramb_v3.0, whole genome shotgun sequence genomic segment:
- the PCBP4 gene encoding poly(rC)-binding protein 4 isoform X1 → MKAGQATVWTHSQAASAPAPPDRMSGSDAGLEEEPELSITLTLRMLMHGKEVGSIIGKKGETVKRIREQSSARITISEGSCPERITTITGSTAAVFHAVSMIAFKLDEDLCAAPANGGNVSRPPVTLRLVIPASQCGSLIGKAGTKIKEIRETTGAQVQVAGDLLPNSTERAVTVSGVPDAIILCVRQICAVILESPPKGATIPYHPSLSLGTVLLSTNQGFSVQGQYGAVTPAEVTKLQQLSGHAVPFASPSMVPGLDPSTQTSSQEFLVPNDLIGCVIGRQGSKISEIRQMSGAHIKIGNQAEGAGERHVTITGSPVSIALAQYLITACLETAKSTSGGTPGSAPTDLPAPFSPPLTALPTAPPGLLGTPYAISLSNFIGLKPVPFLALPPASPGPPPGLAAYTAKMAAANGSKKAERQKFSPY, encoded by the exons ATGAA AGCCGGCCAGGCCACAGTGTGGACGCATTCCCAGGCGGCCTCAGCCCCAGCCCCGCCTGACAGGATGAGCGGCTCAGatgcggggctggaggaggagccagAGCTCAGCATCACCCTCACACTGCGGATGCTGATGCACGGGAAG GAGGTGGGCAGCATAATTGGGAAG AAAGGAGAGACTGTAAAGCGAATCCGGGAACAG AGCAGCGCCCGGATCACCATCTCTGAGGGCTCCTGCCCTGAgcgcatcaccaccatcactgggTCTACAGCAGCCGTTTTCCACGCGGTCTCCATGATCGCCTTCAAGCTGGATGAG GACCTCTGCGCTGCTCCTGCAAACGGAGGGAATGTCTCCAGGCCTCCAGTGACCCTGCGCCTTGTCATCCCTGCAAGCCAGTGTGGCTCGCTGATTGGGAAGGCGGGCACCAAGATCAAGGAGATCAgagag ACTACAGGTGCCCAGGTGCAGGTGGCAGGGGACCTGCTCCCCAACTCCACAGAGCGCGCCGTCACCGTGTCCGGCGTGCCTGATGCCATCATCCTCTGTGTGCGCCAGATCTGTGCTGTCATCCTGGAG TCCCCACCCAAAGGAGCCACTATCCCGTACCATCCAAGCCTCTCCTTAGGTACTGTGCTTCTCTCCACCAACCAG GGGTTCTCTGTCCAGGGTCAGTATGGCGCTGTGACTCCAGCTGAG GTCACCAAGCTCCAGCAGCTCTCGGGCCACGCAGTCCCCTTCGCCTCACCCAGCATGGTGCCAG GACTGGATCCTAGCACACAGACCAGCTCACAGGAGTTCTTGGTTCCCAACGAC ctgATCGGCTGCGTGATCGGGCGCCAGGGCAGCAAGATCAGTGAGATCCGGCAGATGTCAGGGGCACATATCAAGATCGGGAACCAAGCCGAGGGCGCTGGTGAGCGGCACGTGACCATCACTGGTTCACCGGTCTCCATCGCCCTGGCCCAGTACCTCATCACTGCCTG TCTAGAAACGGCCAAGTCTACCTCTGGGGGGACACCCGGCTCGGCCCCCACAGACCTGCCTGCCCCTTTCTCGCCACCCCTGACGGCCCTGCCCACCGCTCCCCCAGGCCTGCTGGGCACACCCTATGCCATCTCCCTCTCCAACTTCATCGGCCTCAAGCCCGTACCCTTCTTGGCTCTAccacctgcctccccagggcCACCGCCGGGCTTGGCGGCCTACACTGCCAAGATGGCAGCGGCCAATGGGagcaagaaagctgagcggcagAAATTCTCCCCCTACTGA
- the PCBP4 gene encoding poly(rC)-binding protein 4 isoform X2, producing the protein MSGSDAGLEEEPELSITLTLRMLMHGKEVGSIIGKKGETVKRIREQSSARITISEGSCPERITTITGSTAAVFHAVSMIAFKLDEDLCAAPANGGNVSRPPVTLRLVIPASQCGSLIGKAGTKIKEIRETTGAQVQVAGDLLPNSTERAVTVSGVPDAIILCVRQICAVILESPPKGATIPYHPSLSLGTVLLSTNQGFSVQGQYGAVTPAEVTKLQQLSGHAVPFASPSMVPGLDPSTQTSSQEFLVPNDLIGCVIGRQGSKISEIRQMSGAHIKIGNQAEGAGERHVTITGSPVSIALAQYLITACLETAKSTSGGTPGSAPTDLPAPFSPPLTALPTAPPGLLGTPYAISLSNFIGLKPVPFLALPPASPGPPPGLAAYTAKMAAANGSKKAERQKFSPY; encoded by the exons ATGAGCGGCTCAGatgcggggctggaggaggagccagAGCTCAGCATCACCCTCACACTGCGGATGCTGATGCACGGGAAG GAGGTGGGCAGCATAATTGGGAAG AAAGGAGAGACTGTAAAGCGAATCCGGGAACAG AGCAGCGCCCGGATCACCATCTCTGAGGGCTCCTGCCCTGAgcgcatcaccaccatcactgggTCTACAGCAGCCGTTTTCCACGCGGTCTCCATGATCGCCTTCAAGCTGGATGAG GACCTCTGCGCTGCTCCTGCAAACGGAGGGAATGTCTCCAGGCCTCCAGTGACCCTGCGCCTTGTCATCCCTGCAAGCCAGTGTGGCTCGCTGATTGGGAAGGCGGGCACCAAGATCAAGGAGATCAgagag ACTACAGGTGCCCAGGTGCAGGTGGCAGGGGACCTGCTCCCCAACTCCACAGAGCGCGCCGTCACCGTGTCCGGCGTGCCTGATGCCATCATCCTCTGTGTGCGCCAGATCTGTGCTGTCATCCTGGAG TCCCCACCCAAAGGAGCCACTATCCCGTACCATCCAAGCCTCTCCTTAGGTACTGTGCTTCTCTCCACCAACCAG GGGTTCTCTGTCCAGGGTCAGTATGGCGCTGTGACTCCAGCTGAG GTCACCAAGCTCCAGCAGCTCTCGGGCCACGCAGTCCCCTTCGCCTCACCCAGCATGGTGCCAG GACTGGATCCTAGCACACAGACCAGCTCACAGGAGTTCTTGGTTCCCAACGAC ctgATCGGCTGCGTGATCGGGCGCCAGGGCAGCAAGATCAGTGAGATCCGGCAGATGTCAGGGGCACATATCAAGATCGGGAACCAAGCCGAGGGCGCTGGTGAGCGGCACGTGACCATCACTGGTTCACCGGTCTCCATCGCCCTGGCCCAGTACCTCATCACTGCCTG TCTAGAAACGGCCAAGTCTACCTCTGGGGGGACACCCGGCTCGGCCCCCACAGACCTGCCTGCCCCTTTCTCGCCACCCCTGACGGCCCTGCCCACCGCTCCCCCAGGCCTGCTGGGCACACCCTATGCCATCTCCCTCTCCAACTTCATCGGCCTCAAGCCCGTACCCTTCTTGGCTCTAccacctgcctccccagggcCACCGCCGGGCTTGGCGGCCTACACTGCCAAGATGGCAGCGGCCAATGGGagcaagaaagctgagcggcagAAATTCTCCCCCTACTGA
- the ABHD14B gene encoding putative protein-lysine deacylase ABHD14B, with protein MAGVEQREGAIQVQGQSLFFREALPGGGQAARFSVLLLHGIRFSSETWQNLGTLHRLAQAGYRAVAIDLPGLGRSKEAKAPAPIGELVPSSFLAAVVDALDLGPPVVISPSLSGMYSLPFLTAPGSQLRGYVPVAPICTDKINAADYARVKASVLIVYGDQDPMGQTSFEHLKQLPNHRVLVMEGAGHPCYLDKPEEWHTGLLDFLRGLA; from the exons ATGGCGGGCGTGGAGCAGCGCGAGGGCGCCATCCAGGTGCAGGGCCAGAGCCTCTTCTTCCGAGAGGCTCTCCCCGGTGGTGGGCAGGCCGCCCGCTTCTCCGTGCTGCTGCTGCATGGCATACGCTTCTCCTCCGAAACCTGGCAGAACCTGGGCACGCTGCACAGGCTGGCCCAGGCTGGCTATCGGGCTGTGGCCATTGACCTGCCAG GTCTGGGACGCTCCAAGGAAGCCAAAGCACCTGCCCCTATTGGGGAGCTGGTCCCCAGCAGCTTCCTGGCAGCTGTGGTGGATGCTTTGGATCTGGGCCCCCCGGTCGTGATCAGCCCATCGTTGAGTGGCATGTACTCCCTGCCCTTCCTCACGGCCCCAGGCTCCCAGCTCCGGGGCTATGTGCCAGTGGCCCCCATCTGCACTGACAAAATCAATGCTGCCGACTATGCCAGAGTGAAG gcATCAGTTCTTATCGTTTATGGAGACCAAGACCCCATGGGTCAAACCAGCTTTGAGCACCTGAAGCAGCTGCCCAACCACCGGGTGTTGGTCATGGAGGGGGCGGGGCACCCCTGCTACCTTGACAAACCCGAGGAGTGGCACACAGGGCTGCTAGATTTCCTGCGCGGGCTAGCATGA
- the LOC132658215 gene encoding uncharacterized protein LOC132658215 → MRPHCGLAGSAGAVGEGLEKSSTLFQVPCPYMGIPKPSYTNFQSRETAWTTNFKCHTDQFAVCDSPAVLLQTRGTRVQEAEPLLARAWLEQAEREPEHPWAVSKGRRSYSEHTGYLNGRLHQTEGEPGAQRGVPGARTRLSMKGEERTQGSEAFETSDEAKDPRENCESREPEALRKRGLSAKLHENEATGRAGGTLGSTCAAQSSFLKRSVPPGNGDGGWGCVCGGGADGSREGGQSLSGDTGRGKASLPVAWACQGVWAACSQPPTLSMQEEQSPCVWAA, encoded by the exons ATGCGTCCACACTGTGGCCTGGCCGGCTCTGCGGGGGCAGTGGGAGAGGGGTTAGAGAAGAGCTCCACTCTCTTTCAGGTCCCCTGCCCTTACATGGGAATCCCAAAGCCAAGCTACACAAACTTCCAGAGCAGGGAGACAGCGTGGACCACAAATTTCAAGTGTCACACTGACCAGTTTGCTGTGTGCGACTCACCAGCTGT GTTACTTCAAACAAGAGGCACTCGCGTCCAGGAAGCAGAGCCCCTGCTGGCTAGAGCCTGGTTGGAGCAGGCGGAGAGGGAGCCGGAGCATCCATGGGCGGTCTCGAAAG GCCGGAGAAGTTACTCAGAACACACTGGTTATCTGAATGGAAGACTTCACCAAAcagaaggggagcctggtgcccaGAGAGG AGTTCCAGGAGCCAGGACCAGGCTCAGTatgaagggagaagaaaggacTCAGGGCTCGGAGGCATTCGAGACCAGCGATGAGGCTAAGGATCCCAGAGAAAACTGTGAGAGCAGG GAACCTGAGGCCCTGAGAAAAAGGGGCTTGTCTGCAAAGCTACATGAGAATGAGGCAACTGGCAGAGCTGGCGGAACCCTGGGGTCCACCTGTGCGGCTCAGAGCTCTTTCCTCAAGAGGTCAGTGCCACCAGGCAACGGTGATGGaggctgggggtgtgtgtgtggggggggcgcTGATGGGAGTAGGGAGGGTGGACAGAGCCTGTCTGGGGACACAGGGCGGGGCAAAGCCAGCCTCCCTGTGGCCTGGGCCTGCCAGGGTGTGTGGGCCGCCTGctcccagccccccaccctgAGCATGCAAGAAGAACAATCCCCTTGTGTTTGGGCAGCCTGA
- the PCBP4 gene encoding poly(rC)-binding protein 4 isoform X3: MKAGQATVWTHSQAASAPAPPDRMSGSDAGLEEEPELSITLTLRMLMHGKEVGSIIGKKGETVKRIREQSSARITISEGSCPERITTITGSTAAVFHAVSMIAFKLDEDLCAAPANGGNVSRPPVTLRLVIPASQCGSLIGKAGTKIKEIRETTGAQVQVAGDLLPNSTERAVTVSGVPDAIILCVRQICAVILESPPKGATIPYHPSLSLGTVLLSTNQGFSVQGQYGAVTPAEVTKLQQLSGHAVPFASPSMVPGLDPSTQTSSQEFLVPNDLIGCVIGRQGSKISEIRQMSGAHIKIGNQAEGAGERHVTITGSPVSIALAQYLITAWPAGHTLCHLPLQLHRPQARTLLGSTTCLPRATAGLGGLHCQDGSGQWEQES; the protein is encoded by the exons ATGAA AGCCGGCCAGGCCACAGTGTGGACGCATTCCCAGGCGGCCTCAGCCCCAGCCCCGCCTGACAGGATGAGCGGCTCAGatgcggggctggaggaggagccagAGCTCAGCATCACCCTCACACTGCGGATGCTGATGCACGGGAAG GAGGTGGGCAGCATAATTGGGAAG AAAGGAGAGACTGTAAAGCGAATCCGGGAACAG AGCAGCGCCCGGATCACCATCTCTGAGGGCTCCTGCCCTGAgcgcatcaccaccatcactgggTCTACAGCAGCCGTTTTCCACGCGGTCTCCATGATCGCCTTCAAGCTGGATGAG GACCTCTGCGCTGCTCCTGCAAACGGAGGGAATGTCTCCAGGCCTCCAGTGACCCTGCGCCTTGTCATCCCTGCAAGCCAGTGTGGCTCGCTGATTGGGAAGGCGGGCACCAAGATCAAGGAGATCAgagag ACTACAGGTGCCCAGGTGCAGGTGGCAGGGGACCTGCTCCCCAACTCCACAGAGCGCGCCGTCACCGTGTCCGGCGTGCCTGATGCCATCATCCTCTGTGTGCGCCAGATCTGTGCTGTCATCCTGGAG TCCCCACCCAAAGGAGCCACTATCCCGTACCATCCAAGCCTCTCCTTAGGTACTGTGCTTCTCTCCACCAACCAG GGGTTCTCTGTCCAGGGTCAGTATGGCGCTGTGACTCCAGCTGAG GTCACCAAGCTCCAGCAGCTCTCGGGCCACGCAGTCCCCTTCGCCTCACCCAGCATGGTGCCAG GACTGGATCCTAGCACACAGACCAGCTCACAGGAGTTCTTGGTTCCCAACGAC ctgATCGGCTGCGTGATCGGGCGCCAGGGCAGCAAGATCAGTGAGATCCGGCAGATGTCAGGGGCACATATCAAGATCGGGAACCAAGCCGAGGGCGCTGGTGAGCGGCACGTGACCATCACTGGTTCACCGGTCTCCATCGCCCTGGCCCAGTACCTCATCACTGCCTG GCCTGCTGGGCACACCCTATGCCATCTCCCTCTCCAACTTCATCGGCCTCAAGCCCGTACCCTTCTTGGCTCTAccacctgcctccccagggcCACCGCCGGGCTTGGCGGCCTACACTGCCAAGATGGCAGCGGCCAATGGGagcaagaaagctga
- the GPR62 gene encoding G-protein coupled receptor 62 isoform X2 — translation MANATGLNAPEVAASMGLILAALVEAAALLGNGALLVLVLRTPGLRDALYLVHLCVVDLLAAASIMPLGLLAAPPPGLGRVRLGPAPCRAARFLSAALLPACTLGVAALGLARYRLIVHPLRPGARPPPSLVLTAVWAAAGLLGALSLLGPPPAPPPAPARCSVLAGGLGPFRPLWALLAFALPALLLLGAYGSIFLVARRAALRPPRPARGSRPRSDSLDSRLSILPPLRPRPPWGKAALAPALAVGQFAACWLPYGCACLAPAAQAAAAEAAVTWIAYSAFAAHPFLYGLLQRPVRRTLGRLARQALPRSPRACASRAWHPRALLQHLQRPPEGPALGPSEAPDQGRDLTERESLSMSEAT, via the coding sequence ATGGCCAACGCCACAGGGCTGAACGCCCCAGAAGTCGCAGCCTCGATGGGATTGATCCTGGCGGCTCTCGTGGAGGCGGCGGCACTGCTGGGCAACGGCGCGCTGCTGGTGCTGGTGTTGCGCACGCCGGGACTGCGCGACGCTCTCTACCTCGTGCACCTGTGCGTCGTGGACCTGCTGGCGGCCGCCTCCATCATGCCGCTGGGCCTGCTGGCCGCTCCGCCGCCGGGGCTGGGCCGCGTGCGCCTGGGCCCCGCACCCTGCCGCGCGGCGCGCTTCCTCTCGGCGGCGCTGCTGCCCGCCTGCACGCTCGGCGTGGCGGCGCTCGGCCTGGCGCGCTACCGCCTCATAGTTCATCCGCTGCGGCCCGGCGCGCGGCCTCCGCCCAGCCTAGTGCTCACGGCCGTGTGGGCGGCCGCCGGGCTGCTGGGCGCGCTCTCCTTGCTCGGGCCGCCGCCCGCAccgcccccggccccggctcGCTGCTCGGTCCTGGCGGGGGGCCTCGGGCCCTTCCGGCCGCTCTGGGCGCTGCTGGCCTTCGCGCTGCCCGCCCTCCTGCTGCTCGGCGCCTACGGCAGCATCTTCCTCGTGGCGCGCCGGGCCGCCCTGCGGCCCCCACGACCCGCGCGCGGCTCCCGGCCGCGCTCCGACTCTCTGGACAGTCGCCTCTCCATCTTGCCGCCCCTCCGGCCTCGCCCGCCCTGGGGCAAAGCAGCCCTGGCTCCGGCGCTGGCCGTGGGCCAGTTCGCAGCCTGCTGGCTGCCTTACGGCTGTGCGTGCTTGGCGCCTGCTGCCCAGGCCGCAGCGGCCGAGGCGGCCGTCACCTGGATAGCCTACTCGGCCTTCGCGGCTCACCCCTTCCTGTACGGCCTGCTGCAGCGCCCTGTACGCCGGACGCTGGGCCGCCTTGCCCGCCAAGCGCTGCCGCGGTCCCCGCGAGCCTGCGCTTCACGGGCCTGGCACCCGCGGGCCCTCCTGCAGCACCTCCAGAGACCTCCAGAGGGCCCTGCCCTTGGCCCTTCTGAGGCACCTGATCAAGGCCGGGATTTGACAGAAAGGGAAAGCCTGAGCATGTCAGAGGCCACGTGA
- the GPR62 gene encoding G-protein coupled receptor 62 isoform X1 translates to MAARASEPAPGQPVSTGRSLSARMANATGLNAPEVAASMGLILAALVEAAALLGNGALLVLVLRTPGLRDALYLVHLCVVDLLAAASIMPLGLLAAPPPGLGRVRLGPAPCRAARFLSAALLPACTLGVAALGLARYRLIVHPLRPGARPPPSLVLTAVWAAAGLLGALSLLGPPPAPPPAPARCSVLAGGLGPFRPLWALLAFALPALLLLGAYGSIFLVARRAALRPPRPARGSRPRSDSLDSRLSILPPLRPRPPWGKAALAPALAVGQFAACWLPYGCACLAPAAQAAAAEAAVTWIAYSAFAAHPFLYGLLQRPVRRTLGRLARQALPRSPRACASRAWHPRALLQHLQRPPEGPALGPSEAPDQGRDLTERESLSMSEAT, encoded by the exons ATGGCAGCCCGGGCATCTGAGCCAGCGCCTGGGCAGCCTGTGAG caCAGGGCGAAGCCTAAGCGCTCGAATGGCCAACGCCACAGGGCTGAACGCCCCAGAAGTCGCAGCCTCGATGGGATTGATCCTGGCGGCTCTCGTGGAGGCGGCGGCACTGCTGGGCAACGGCGCGCTGCTGGTGCTGGTGTTGCGCACGCCGGGACTGCGCGACGCTCTCTACCTCGTGCACCTGTGCGTCGTGGACCTGCTGGCGGCCGCCTCCATCATGCCGCTGGGCCTGCTGGCCGCTCCGCCGCCGGGGCTGGGCCGCGTGCGCCTGGGCCCCGCACCCTGCCGCGCGGCGCGCTTCCTCTCGGCGGCGCTGCTGCCCGCCTGCACGCTCGGCGTGGCGGCGCTCGGCCTGGCGCGCTACCGCCTCATAGTTCATCCGCTGCGGCCCGGCGCGCGGCCTCCGCCCAGCCTAGTGCTCACGGCCGTGTGGGCGGCCGCCGGGCTGCTGGGCGCGCTCTCCTTGCTCGGGCCGCCGCCCGCAccgcccccggccccggctcGCTGCTCGGTCCTGGCGGGGGGCCTCGGGCCCTTCCGGCCGCTCTGGGCGCTGCTGGCCTTCGCGCTGCCCGCCCTCCTGCTGCTCGGCGCCTACGGCAGCATCTTCCTCGTGGCGCGCCGGGCCGCCCTGCGGCCCCCACGACCCGCGCGCGGCTCCCGGCCGCGCTCCGACTCTCTGGACAGTCGCCTCTCCATCTTGCCGCCCCTCCGGCCTCGCCCGCCCTGGGGCAAAGCAGCCCTGGCTCCGGCGCTGGCCGTGGGCCAGTTCGCAGCCTGCTGGCTGCCTTACGGCTGTGCGTGCTTGGCGCCTGCTGCCCAGGCCGCAGCGGCCGAGGCGGCCGTCACCTGGATAGCCTACTCGGCCTTCGCGGCTCACCCCTTCCTGTACGGCCTGCTGCAGCGCCCTGTACGCCGGACGCTGGGCCGCCTTGCCCGCCAAGCGCTGCCGCGGTCCCCGCGAGCCTGCGCTTCACGGGCCTGGCACCCGCGGGCCCTCCTGCAGCACCTCCAGAGACCTCCAGAGGGCCCTGCCCTTGGCCCTTCTGAGGCACCTGATCAAGGCCGGGATTTGACAGAAAGGGAAAGCCTGAGCATGTCAGAGGCCACGTGA
- the ABHD14A gene encoding protein ABHD14A isoform X2, translated as MSRSQVALLGLGLGLLFMLLLYVGLPGPPEQTSWLWGDSNVTILAGLTPGSSPIFYREVLPFHRAHRVDVVLLHGKAFSSRTWEQLGTLQLLAQRGYRAVALDLPGFGNSAPSKEASTEAGRAELLERVLQDLHVQNAVLVSPSLSGRYALPFLMRGHHQLRGFVPIAPASTQNYTQEQFQAVKTPTLILYGELDRTLARESLRQLRHLPNHSTVKLRNAGHACYLHKPQDFHLELLAFLDHLL; from the exons ATGAGCCGGTCCCAGGTTGCCctgctgggcctgggcctgggcctgctGTTCATGCTGCTGCTATATGTGGGGCTGCCAGGACCCCCTGAGCAGACCTCCTGGCTCTGGGGAGACTCCAATGTCACGATCCTGGCTGGTCTCACCCCTGGCAGCTCCCCCATTTTTTACCGTGAGGTGCTCCCATTCCACCGGGCCCACAG GGTGGATGTGGTGCTCCTCCATGGAAAGGCCTTTAGCTCTCGGACGTGGGAGCAGCTGGGCACACTGCAGCTGCTGGCGCAGAGAGGCTACCGGGCCGTGGCCCTTGACCTTCCAG GTTTTGGGAACTCGGCACCTTCAAAGGAGGCAAGCACAGAGGCAGGGCGGGCAGAGCTGTTGGAGCGAGTGCTGCAGGACCTACACGTGCAGAATGCCGTGTTGGTGAGCCCTTCACTGAGTGGCCGCTATGCCCTGCCTTTCCTGATGCGAGGCCACCACCAGCTGCGTGGATTTGTGCCCATTGCACCTGCCTCCACCCAGAACTACACCCAGGAACAATTCCAGGCTGTGAAG ACCCCGACTCTCATCCTGTACGGGGAGCTGGACCGCACCCTGGCTCGGGAGTCACTGCGGCAGCTCCGCCATCTGCCCAACCATTCCACGGTGAAGTTGCGCAATGCAGGCCACGCCTGCTACCTCCACAAGCCACAAGACTTCCACCTCGAACTTCTTGCTTTCCTTGACCATCTACTGTGA
- the PCBP4 gene encoding poly(rC)-binding protein 4 isoform X4, translated as MKAGQATVWTHSQAASAPAPPDRMSGSDAGLEEEPELSITLTLRMLMHGKEVGSIIGKKGETVKRIREQSSARITISEGSCPERITTITGSTAAVFHAVSMIAFKLDEDLCAAPANGGNVSRPPVTLRLVIPASQCGSLIGKAGTKIKEIRETTGAQVQVAGDLLPNSTERAVTVSGVPDAIILCVRQICAVILESPPKGATIPYHPSLSLGTVLLSTNQGFSVQGQYGAVTPAEVTKLQQLSGHAVPFASPSMVPGLDPSTQTSSQEFLVPNDLIGCVIGRQGSKISEIRQMSGAHIKIGNQAEGAGERHVTITGSPVSIALAQYLITAWATAGLGGLHCQDGSGQWEQES; from the exons ATGAA AGCCGGCCAGGCCACAGTGTGGACGCATTCCCAGGCGGCCTCAGCCCCAGCCCCGCCTGACAGGATGAGCGGCTCAGatgcggggctggaggaggagccagAGCTCAGCATCACCCTCACACTGCGGATGCTGATGCACGGGAAG GAGGTGGGCAGCATAATTGGGAAG AAAGGAGAGACTGTAAAGCGAATCCGGGAACAG AGCAGCGCCCGGATCACCATCTCTGAGGGCTCCTGCCCTGAgcgcatcaccaccatcactgggTCTACAGCAGCCGTTTTCCACGCGGTCTCCATGATCGCCTTCAAGCTGGATGAG GACCTCTGCGCTGCTCCTGCAAACGGAGGGAATGTCTCCAGGCCTCCAGTGACCCTGCGCCTTGTCATCCCTGCAAGCCAGTGTGGCTCGCTGATTGGGAAGGCGGGCACCAAGATCAAGGAGATCAgagag ACTACAGGTGCCCAGGTGCAGGTGGCAGGGGACCTGCTCCCCAACTCCACAGAGCGCGCCGTCACCGTGTCCGGCGTGCCTGATGCCATCATCCTCTGTGTGCGCCAGATCTGTGCTGTCATCCTGGAG TCCCCACCCAAAGGAGCCACTATCCCGTACCATCCAAGCCTCTCCTTAGGTACTGTGCTTCTCTCCACCAACCAG GGGTTCTCTGTCCAGGGTCAGTATGGCGCTGTGACTCCAGCTGAG GTCACCAAGCTCCAGCAGCTCTCGGGCCACGCAGTCCCCTTCGCCTCACCCAGCATGGTGCCAG GACTGGATCCTAGCACACAGACCAGCTCACAGGAGTTCTTGGTTCCCAACGAC ctgATCGGCTGCGTGATCGGGCGCCAGGGCAGCAAGATCAGTGAGATCCGGCAGATGTCAGGGGCACATATCAAGATCGGGAACCAAGCCGAGGGCGCTGGTGAGCGGCACGTGACCATCACTGGTTCACCGGTCTCCATCGCCCTGGCCCAGTACCTCATCACTGCCTG ggcCACCGCCGGGCTTGGCGGCCTACACTGCCAAGATGGCAGCGGCCAATGGGagcaagaaagctga
- the ABHD14A gene encoding protein ABHD14A isoform X1, with the protein MDWHRSPKGVGAGVKKKKKNLFSGAGNRSAERGKALEFRPTKPARCSARCPLRPNTLSPRPGTLSGTATSGALPSEDLGCGSQGLTVVQTSMSRSQVALLGLGLGLLFMLLLYVGLPGPPEQTSWLWGDSNVTILAGLTPGSSPIFYREVLPFHRAHRVDVVLLHGKAFSSRTWEQLGTLQLLAQRGYRAVALDLPGFGNSAPSKEASTEAGRAELLERVLQDLHVQNAVLVSPSLSGRYALPFLMRGHHQLRGFVPIAPASTQNYTQEQFQAVKTPTLILYGELDRTLARESLRQLRHLPNHSTVKLRNAGHACYLHKPQDFHLELLAFLDHLL; encoded by the exons ATGGATTGGCACCGCAGTCCCAAAGGAGTCGGGgctggagtgaaaaaaaaaaaaaaaaatctattttccgGAGCCGGAAACCGGAGCGCTGAGCGGGGAAAAGCTTTGGAGTTCCGGCCGACGAAGCCCGCGAGGTGCTCAGCGCGCTGCCCGCTGAGGCCCAACACACTGTCGCCGAGGCCAGGCACGCTCTCCGGCACCGCCACCTCTGGCGCTCTCCCCTCCGAGGACCTCGGCTGTGGATCGCAGGGTCTG acTGTGGTACAGACCTCCATGAGCCGGTCCCAGGTTGCCctgctgggcctgggcctgggcctgctGTTCATGCTGCTGCTATATGTGGGGCTGCCAGGACCCCCTGAGCAGACCTCCTGGCTCTGGGGAGACTCCAATGTCACGATCCTGGCTGGTCTCACCCCTGGCAGCTCCCCCATTTTTTACCGTGAGGTGCTCCCATTCCACCGGGCCCACAG GGTGGATGTGGTGCTCCTCCATGGAAAGGCCTTTAGCTCTCGGACGTGGGAGCAGCTGGGCACACTGCAGCTGCTGGCGCAGAGAGGCTACCGGGCCGTGGCCCTTGACCTTCCAG GTTTTGGGAACTCGGCACCTTCAAAGGAGGCAAGCACAGAGGCAGGGCGGGCAGAGCTGTTGGAGCGAGTGCTGCAGGACCTACACGTGCAGAATGCCGTGTTGGTGAGCCCTTCACTGAGTGGCCGCTATGCCCTGCCTTTCCTGATGCGAGGCCACCACCAGCTGCGTGGATTTGTGCCCATTGCACCTGCCTCCACCCAGAACTACACCCAGGAACAATTCCAGGCTGTGAAG ACCCCGACTCTCATCCTGTACGGGGAGCTGGACCGCACCCTGGCTCGGGAGTCACTGCGGCAGCTCCGCCATCTGCCCAACCATTCCACGGTGAAGTTGCGCAATGCAGGCCACGCCTGCTACCTCCACAAGCCACAAGACTTCCACCTCGAACTTCTTGCTTTCCTTGACCATCTACTGTGA